Proteins from a genomic interval of Luteibacter pinisoli:
- a CDS encoding DUF6348 family protein has translation MDWLKRLTSRPVKNKPEHTEPPGQVADPTEMLAHALRSHGIEVTRVGDVLLLPGDLGLKASVHDVPSANPGTYMVGYELIALSPLTANKPVFSSMFGHGDSREKAITNSFVKTMIGPLHVMLEALANHVCDPPRTTLETWVAATASWNVFEGQVVTEESEGWTHSLTSTYREHGWPALRRMFEATQGRGHHSISVTLASFNSEVSGIDILLDDEPWVEAVEHFQTLPWQTGAGYESARHFAIALDKDPAP, from the coding sequence ATGGACTGGCTAAAGCGCCTAACCAGCAGGCCGGTGAAGAACAAGCCCGAGCACACCGAACCCCCTGGTCAGGTCGCGGACCCAACCGAGATGTTGGCCCACGCATTACGCAGCCACGGTATAGAGGTCACGCGTGTGGGCGATGTCCTCCTGTTACCAGGCGATCTTGGACTGAAGGCTTCCGTCCACGACGTGCCTTCGGCGAATCCGGGCACCTACATGGTCGGCTACGAGCTCATCGCCCTTAGCCCGCTCACGGCGAACAAGCCGGTGTTCTCAAGCATGTTCGGCCACGGCGATTCCCGCGAAAAGGCCATAACCAACAGCTTCGTCAAGACGATGATTGGCCCGCTCCACGTCATGCTGGAAGCCTTGGCTAACCACGTGTGCGATCCGCCCCGAACGACCCTTGAGACCTGGGTGGCGGCGACAGCGAGCTGGAACGTCTTCGAAGGGCAGGTGGTTACCGAGGAATCCGAGGGGTGGACGCATTCGCTGACCTCGACCTACCGGGAACACGGCTGGCCAGCCCTGCGCCGGATGTTCGAGGCAACTCAGGGCCGCGGGCACCACTCCATCAGTGTCACGCTCGCCAGCTTCAATAGCGAGGTGAGCGGTATCGACATCCTGCTGGATGACGAGCCATGGGTCGAAGCTGTCGAGCACTTCCAAACGCTCCCATGGCAGACAGGGGCGGGTTATGAATCCGCCCGGCATTTCGCCATTGCGTTGGATAAGGATCCGGCACCGTAA